One window of Tissierellales bacterium genomic DNA carries:
- the hprK gene encoding HPr(Ser) kinase/phosphatase, whose amino-acid sequence MESILLEDIIKELNLEIIHESSNIGDIKITKSEVNRPGLQIIGYFEYFAYKRLQIIGNVEWYFIHSLSQEERSKRIEEMLSYPLPAIIFARGLDVFPEVIKYGIQNDITILRSNLSTTKLINKIINYLDIALAPEITIHGVLVEVYGMGILLTGDSGVGKSETALELIKRGHRLVADDAVEIKRVDDKLQGISPELVRHFMEIRGIGIIDIERLYGVGAVKAWEFIDLVIELEFWDEKKEYDRLGLDECYAEILGLKVSKLVAPVRPGRNIAMIVEVAARNTRQKNLGYNAAIELDNRIKSYIEEKNKRGY is encoded by the coding sequence ATGGAATCTATTTTACTAGAAGATATAATAAAAGAATTAAATTTAGAAATTATTCATGAATCATCAAATATAGGTGATATAAAAATAACTAAAAGTGAAGTTAATAGGCCAGGATTACAAATTATTGGTTATTTTGAGTATTTTGCGTATAAAAGGCTTCAAATAATAGGAAATGTAGAATGGTATTTTATTCATAGTTTATCTCAAGAGGAACGTTCCAAGAGAATAGAAGAAATGCTAAGTTATCCTTTGCCAGCTATAATTTTTGCAAGGGGATTAGATGTGTTTCCAGAGGTAATAAAATATGGAATACAAAATGATATAACTATATTAAGATCCAACCTTTCTACAACAAAATTAATAAATAAAATTATAAATTATTTAGACATAGCCTTAGCCCCAGAAATAACAATACATGGGGTTTTAGTAGAAGTTTATGGTATGGGCATACTTCTAACCGGTGATAGTGGCGTAGGTAAAAGTGAGACAGCCCTGGAGCTAATAAAAAGAGGTCATAGGCTAGTTGCAGATGATGCTGTAGAAATAAAAAGAGTAGATGATAAACTACAGGGAATATCTCCAGAATTAGTTAGGCATTTTATGGAGATAAGAGGTATAGGGATAATTGATATTGAAAGATTATATGGAGTAGGAGCTGTAAAGGCCTGGGAATTCATTGATTTAGTTATCGAACTAGAGTTTTGGGATGAAAAGAAAGAATATGATAGATTAGGGCTAGATGAATGCTATGCAGAAATATTAGGATTAAAGGTGTCAAAATTAGTAGCCCCTGTAAGGCCAGGAAGAAATATAGCTATGATAGTGGAAGTGGCTGCTAGAAATACAAGACAAAAAAATCTAGGTTATAACGCAGCAATAGAATTGGATAATAGGATAAAGTCCTATATAGAGGAAAAGAATAAAAGAGGGTATTAA
- the nifJ gene encoding pyruvate:ferredoxin (flavodoxin) oxidoreductase, with amino-acid sequence MTKVMKTMDGNTAAAHVAYAFTDVAAIYPITPSSTMAELMDEWAAHGKKNIFDQEVLVTELQSEAGASGAVHGSLSAGALTSTFTASQGLLLMIPNMYKMAGELLPAVFHVSARAVAGHALSIFGDHSDVMATRQTGFALLASGSVQEVMDLGGVAHLSALKGRVPFVHFFDGFRTSHEIQKIEVMDYDVFKDLVDYDALNEFRNRSLNPSRPYTKGTAQNPDIFFQAKEAANPYYEDIVDIVVEYMDEISKITGREYKPFNYYGHPEAENVIVAMGSITEAIEETVDYLINKGEKVGVVEVHLYRPFSEEHFFNVLPETVKKIAVLDRTKEPGAIGEPLYLDIRNLFYGKENTPLIVGGRYGLGSKDTTPTHINAVFENLKSEDPKDGFSLAIVDDVTNTSLEVKETIKAEPEGNIRCKFWGFGSDGTVGANKSAIKIIGDDTDMYAQGYFSYDSKKSGGITISHLRFGDEPIKSTYLIDEADFISCSKQSYVYQYNLLDGLKEGGTFLLNTNWSEEELDEHLPDSMKKYIAEKNIDFHIIDATKIAQEVGLGGRTNMIMQSAFFKLANVIPIDEAVKHLKDSIVESYGRKGEEVVQMNYKAVDKGIESLVRIDVPESWKDVEVATETAVTEEAPEFIKDVLIPINRQEGDKLPVSTFVGMEDGVFPHGTAAYEKRGIAVNIPEWQLDNCIQCNQCAFVCPHAAIRPFLLDEEEVKNAPASFETKKAIGKGLEGLEYRIQVSALDCTGCGNCADVCPAKEKALIMEPLESQVEEQSKNWEHAMTVSVKDDLVTRYNVKGSQFVQPLLEFSGACAGCGETPYAKLVTQLFGDRMIIANATGCSSIWGASAPSMPYCKNQNGEGPAWANSLFEDNAEYGYGMAMAVSQIKNKIEKLMKDFIELNVNDEINGAFNEWLEGKDDAKASKVATLKILPLLDIKTNNYEADKILEEIADVKDYLIKKSIWIFGGDGWAYDIGFGGLDHVLASGEDVNVLVMDTEIYSNTGGQSSKATPTAAVAKFAASGKEIRKKDLGMIAATYGYVYVAQVAMGANKNQLIKAMTEAENYPGPALIIAYAPCISHGIKGGMGVSQKQEKKAVDAGYWHLYRYNPGLKAEGKNPFILDSKEPKESFRDFIESEVRYSSLMRTFPEQAEELFAKAEKDAKEKYEKYKKMAEAE; translated from the coding sequence ATGACAAAAGTTATGAAAACCATGGATGGTAATACTGCAGCAGCTCATGTAGCTTACGCTTTTACTGATGTAGCTGCAATATATCCAATTACTCCTTCATCAACAATGGCGGAATTAATGGATGAATGGGCTGCCCATGGAAAAAAGAATATTTTTGATCAAGAGGTATTAGTTACAGAATTGCAATCAGAAGCAGGTGCATCTGGAGCAGTTCACGGTTCATTATCTGCTGGAGCTTTGACTTCTACATTTACTGCATCACAAGGATTGCTTTTAATGATACCAAATATGTATAAAATGGCAGGTGAATTGCTACCAGCAGTATTTCATGTAAGTGCAAGAGCGGTAGCTGGTCATGCATTATCTATATTTGGTGATCATTCTGATGTTATGGCTACTAGGCAAACAGGTTTTGCGCTTTTAGCATCGGGTAGTGTACAAGAAGTCATGGATTTAGGAGGAGTAGCCCATTTAAGTGCTTTAAAAGGAAGAGTTCCTTTTGTACATTTCTTTGATGGTTTTAGAACTAGTCATGAAATTCAAAAAATAGAAGTTATGGATTATGATGTATTTAAGGATTTAGTAGATTATGATGCCTTAAATGAATTTAGAAATAGGTCATTAAATCCTTCAAGACCATATACTAAAGGTACTGCACAAAATCCAGATATTTTCTTCCAAGCTAAAGAAGCTGCTAATCCATATTATGAAGATATTGTAGATATAGTTGTAGAATATATGGATGAAATTTCAAAAATAACTGGTAGAGAATATAAGCCATTTAACTATTATGGTCACCCCGAAGCAGAAAACGTTATTGTTGCTATGGGTTCAATAACAGAGGCTATAGAAGAAACTGTTGATTACTTAATAAACAAGGGAGAAAAAGTTGGAGTAGTAGAAGTTCATTTATATAGACCATTCTCTGAGGAACATTTCTTCAATGTACTACCTGAAACAGTTAAGAAAATTGCTGTTCTTGATAGAACTAAAGAGCCAGGAGCAATTGGTGAACCATTATACTTAGATATTCGTAATTTATTTTATGGGAAAGAAAATACTCCATTAATTGTAGGTGGTAGATATGGTTTAGGTTCTAAAGATACTACGCCCACTCATATAAATGCAGTATTTGAAAATTTAAAATCAGAAGATCCAAAAGATGGATTTTCTTTAGCAATAGTTGATGATGTAACAAATACATCATTAGAAGTTAAAGAAACAATAAAGGCTGAACCAGAGGGCAATATTAGATGTAAATTCTGGGGATTCGGGTCTGATGGAACTGTTGGAGCAAATAAGAGTGCCATAAAAATAATTGGGGACGACACTGATATGTATGCCCAAGGATATTTCTCCTATGATAGTAAAAAATCTGGTGGAATTACAATATCTCATTTAAGATTTGGAGATGAACCAATTAAATCAACTTATTTAATCGATGAAGCTGATTTTATATCTTGTTCAAAACAATCTTATGTATATCAATATAATTTATTAGATGGATTAAAAGAAGGAGGAACCTTCTTATTAAATACTAATTGGTCAGAAGAAGAACTAGACGAACATCTTCCAGATTCTATGAAGAAATATATAGCTGAAAAGAATATTGACTTCCATATTATAGATGCAACTAAGATTGCACAAGAAGTAGGATTAGGTGGAAGGACAAATATGATTATGCAATCTGCCTTCTTTAAGTTGGCAAATGTAATACCTATTGACGAAGCTGTTAAACATTTAAAAGATTCTATTGTTGAATCCTATGGTAGAAAAGGTGAAGAAGTAGTTCAAATGAACTATAAAGCAGTAGATAAAGGAATAGAATCCTTAGTTAGAATAGATGTACCGGAATCTTGGAAAGATGTAGAAGTAGCTACAGAAACAGCCGTTACTGAAGAGGCACCGGAATTTATAAAAGATGTTCTAATTCCAATAAATAGACAAGAAGGTGATAAACTACCTGTAAGTACTTTTGTTGGAATGGAAGATGGAGTGTTTCCTCATGGAACTGCTGCTTATGAAAAACGTGGTATAGCAGTGAATATTCCAGAGTGGCAATTAGATAATTGTATCCAATGTAACCAATGTGCTTTTGTATGTCCACATGCTGCAATTAGACCATTCTTATTAGATGAAGAAGAGGTAAAAAATGCACCAGCAAGTTTTGAAACTAAGAAGGCTATTGGAAAAGGATTAGAAGGTCTTGAATATCGTATACAAGTTAGTGCATTAGATTGTACAGGATGTGGAAACTGTGCAGATGTATGTCCAGCAAAAGAAAAGGCATTAATTATGGAACCATTAGAAAGTCAAGTTGAAGAACAATCCAAGAACTGGGAACATGCAATGACAGTTTCTGTAAAAGATGATTTAGTAACAAGATATAATGTTAAAGGTAGTCAATTTGTTCAACCATTACTAGAGTTCTCAGGAGCTTGTGCTGGTTGTGGTGAAACACCATATGCTAAATTAGTTACTCAATTATTCGGAGATAGAATGATTATTGCTAATGCAACGGGATGTTCATCAATTTGGGGAGCATCAGCACCATCAATGCCATACTGTAAGAATCAAAATGGAGAAGGGCCAGCATGGGCTAACTCTTTATTCGAAGATAATGCAGAATATGGTTATGGAATGGCAATGGCTGTATCTCAAATAAAAAACAAAATTGAAAAATTAATGAAAGACTTTATTGAACTTAACGTAAATGATGAAATAAATGGAGCCTTCAATGAATGGTTAGAAGGTAAAGATGATGCTAAAGCATCGAAAGTAGCAACACTTAAGATTCTACCACTATTAGATATAAAAACAAATAATTATGAAGCTGATAAGATACTAGAAGAAATAGCAGATGTTAAAGATTACCTAATTAAGAAATCTATTTGGATCTTTGGTGGAGACGGTTGGGCTTATGACATAGGATTTGGTGGATTAGACCATGTACTAGCTTCAGGAGAAGATGTAAATGTTTTAGTTATGGATACTGAAATTTATTCAAATACAGGTGGTCAATCATCAAAGGCAACTCCAACTGCAGCGGTAGCAAAATTTGCAGCATCTGGAAAAGAAATTAGAAAGAAAGATTTAGGAATGATTGCAGCAACTTATGGCTATGTATATGTAGCACAAGTAGCTATGGGTGCAAACAAAAATCAATTAATAAAAGCAATGACTGAAGCAGAAAATTATCCAGGGCCAGCTTTAATAATAGCTTATGCACCATGTATAAGTCATGGAATTAAAGGTGGAATGGGTGTAAGTCAAAAACAAGAAAAGAAAGCTGTAGATGCAGGATACTGGCACCTATATAGATACAATCCAGGCTTAAAGGCAGAAGGAAAGAATCCATTTATCTTAGATTCTAAGGAACCAAAAGAATCTTTTAGAGATTTTATAGAATCTGAAGTAAGATATTCATCATTAATGAGAACTTTCCCAGAACAAGCTGAAGAATTATTTGCAAAAGCTGAAAAAGATGCAAAAGAAAAATATGAAAAATATAAGAAAATGGCAGAAGCAGAATAA
- a CDS encoding extracellular solute-binding protein, producing the protein MKYGKINYILAAVLLGFIIFWTYNIFFNDLFPVVEVEEEPYKGIINIWDYPRLNVETGSRYSWIEEKIESFEKRNPGVYIKFTPMDWNTLEDIEKEFSKGDKPDIIPVGNGFNYINMLEPLDEYIEDEELKSIKIQALNGVDYKGQIIAYPVALTTYSMYLNLDLFNKKGVPPPNDGNWSYEEFVETLEKLTYTDEEEGIVDYFGFNSFITPGYYNLWGIIMSDGAEIFNEKTDDYNFYGEEVINGLEKVIDLKEKYEVTPGFFGIMNEEECWEMFYKDKKVAVYPTGSWAVKVLEDLEEKGEGFNFDVANYPIGSINMPIVVSDGILSYGIMEQEDEKKKEMCVKFLKSLTEDTNQRSLEDIGLFTVKKDINDMYVNSPKMKKIEESLSYTFYLPLRDNWIDIDRILQEEIKKAIIGEKDSNKAIEDGEKRIEQLTK; encoded by the coding sequence ATGAAGTATGGTAAAATTAATTATATATTAGCAGCAGTATTATTAGGATTTATAATTTTTTGGACATATAATATTTTTTTTAACGATTTATTTCCTGTTGTAGAAGTAGAGGAAGAACCGTATAAAGGTATTATAAATATTTGGGATTATCCTAGATTAAATGTAGAGACAGGTAGTAGATATAGCTGGATAGAAGAAAAAATAGAGAGTTTTGAAAAAAGGAATCCAGGTGTATATATTAAGTTTACTCCTATGGATTGGAATACTTTAGAAGATATAGAGAAAGAGTTTAGTAAAGGGGATAAACCGGATATAATACCCGTAGGAAATGGTTTTAATTATATAAATATGTTGGAACCTTTAGATGAATACATTGAAGATGAAGAATTAAAGTCTATTAAAATCCAAGCTTTGAATGGTGTTGATTATAAAGGACAGATAATAGCCTATCCAGTGGCTTTAACTACATATTCAATGTATTTAAATTTGGATTTATTTAATAAAAAAGGAGTTCCTCCACCTAATGATGGTAATTGGTCCTATGAAGAATTTGTAGAGACACTGGAAAAACTTACATATACAGATGAAGAAGAAGGAATAGTTGATTATTTTGGTTTTAATTCTTTTATAACGCCAGGTTATTATAATTTATGGGGTATTATTATGTCTGATGGAGCAGAGATATTTAATGAAAAGACTGATGATTATAATTTTTATGGAGAGGAAGTTATAAATGGATTGGAAAAAGTAATTGATTTAAAGGAAAAATATGAGGTTACACCAGGTTTTTTCGGCATAATGAATGAGGAAGAATGTTGGGAAATGTTTTATAAAGATAAAAAGGTAGCTGTATATCCAACGGGAAGTTGGGCGGTAAAGGTTTTGGAAGACTTAGAGGAGAAGGGGGAAGGTTTTAATTTTGATGTAGCTAATTATCCCATAGGAAGTATAAATATGCCTATTGTAGTAAGTGATGGAATATTATCCTATGGTATAATGGAGCAGGAAGATGAAAAAAAGAAAGAAATGTGTGTCAAATTTTTAAAAAGTTTAACAGAAGATACTAATCAAAGATCATTAGAAGATATTGGTCTTTTTACCGTGAAGAAAGATATAAATGATATGTATGTAAATAGCCCTAAAATGAAAAAAATAGAAGAAAGCTTATCCTATACTTTTTATTTACCATTAAGAGATAATTGGATAGATATAGATAGAATACTTCAAGAAGAAATTAAAAAAGCAATTATAGGTGAAAAGGACTCCAATAAAGCTATAGAAGATGGGGAAAAACGGATAGAACAGTTGACAAAATAG
- the murB gene encoding UDP-N-acetylmuramate dehydrogenase, with protein sequence MLGVVLLKILYNELMKNYTSFKIGGPADKVIVPETEDELIEAVKSCEKEKVNYYVMGNGSNILVRDGGIRGTVIIIEENLSHINIRGNKIRVQSGALLSKLSKRALKHSLKGLEFASGIPGTVGGAIAMNAGAYGGEMKDVVSKVKVLDKEGKIVEYSGEEMNFRYRGSRVQDQELIVLEVEMELEEGNYDEIKEKMNDLTRRRKTKQPLEYPSAGSTFKRPEGYYAGKLIQDSGLKGLRHGGAQVSEKHSGFIINAENASSDNVENLIKVIQKTVKDKYNVILEPELKVIGEKQKG encoded by the coding sequence ATGCTAGGAGTGGTTTTATTGAAAATATTGTATAATGAACTAATGAAGAATTATACATCTTTTAAAATTGGTGGGCCAGCAGATAAGGTTATTGTGCCAGAGACTGAAGACGAATTAATCGAAGCTGTTAAAAGTTGTGAAAAAGAAAAAGTTAATTATTATGTTATGGGAAATGGAAGTAATATTTTAGTTAGAGATGGTGGAATAAGAGGAACTGTTATAATAATAGAGGAAAATTTGAGTCATATTAATATTAGAGGAAATAAAATTAGAGTTCAATCTGGAGCTTTGTTATCGAAATTAAGTAAAAGAGCATTGAAACATTCTCTAAAGGGATTGGAATTTGCTAGTGGAATTCCAGGCACTGTAGGAGGAGCAATTGCAATGAACGCTGGAGCTTATGGTGGAGAAATGAAGGATGTAGTATCTAAAGTAAAGGTATTAGATAAAGAAGGTAAAATAGTAGAGTATTCTGGAGAAGAAATGAATTTTAGATATAGAGGTAGTAGGGTACAGGACCAAGAACTTATAGTCTTAGAAGTAGAAATGGAATTAGAAGAAGGAAATTATGATGAAATCAAGGAAAAAATGAATGATCTTACGAGAAGAAGAAAAACAAAACAGCCTTTAGAATATCCTAGTGCAGGAAGTACTTTTAAGCGACCAGAAGGCTATTATGCAGGGAAACTTATACAAGATTCAGGATTAAAAGGTCTAAGACATGGAGGGGCCCAAGTTTCAGAAAAACATTCGGGCTTTATAATTAATGCTGAAAATGCAAGTTCTGATAATGTGGAAAACTTAATTAAGGTTATACAAAAAACAGTAAAAGATAAATACAATGTAATTTTAGAACCAGAATTGAAGGTTATAGGAGAAAAACAGAAAGGATAA
- a CDS encoding PHP domain-containing protein: MKIHGDYHTHTIYSHGIGTIEENVEEGIKKGLKEIAICDHGPGHLTYGVKREKLYEMRKEIDFLNQKYKDEGVKILLGVEANLISYDGSIDVDDEIIEILDILLLGYHFGALPKTFGDFYKVYFYNFISKWNKKLEDRIKKMNTIAFIKAMDKYPVDIITHPNAKIRVDIKELSKAAAKANTALEINSHHGELSSENLKIALEEDVKFYINSDAHDPKDVGKVEKGIKIAIGANVPISRIINVEK; encoded by the coding sequence ATGAAAATACACGGGGATTATCATACCCATACTATATATAGTCATGGCATAGGTACTATTGAGGAAAATGTAGAGGAAGGAATAAAAAAAGGACTGAAGGAAATAGCTATATGTGACCATGGACCTGGACATTTAACTTATGGTGTAAAAAGGGAAAAGTTATATGAAATGAGAAAAGAAATTGATTTTTTGAATCAAAAGTATAAAGATGAAGGTGTGAAAATTCTCCTAGGCGTAGAGGCTAATCTTATAAGTTATGATGGTAGTATAGATGTAGATGATGAAATAATAGAGATTTTAGACATTTTATTATTAGGCTATCATTTTGGAGCATTACCAAAAACTTTTGGCGATTTCTATAAAGTGTATTTTTATAACTTCATTTCAAAATGGAACAAAAAATTGGAAGATAGGATTAAAAAGATGAATACTATAGCTTTTATAAAAGCCATGGATAAATATCCCGTTGATATTATTACCCATCCAAATGCAAAAATAAGGGTAGATATAAAGGAACTTTCCAAAGCAGCGGCTAAAGCAAATACTGCATTAGAAATAAATTCACATCATGGTGAATTATCCTCAGAGAATTTAAAAATAGCCTTAGAAGAGGATGTGAAATTTTATATAAATAGCGATGCTCATGATCCTAAGGATGTAGGAAAGGTTGAAAAAGGTATAAAAATAGCGATAGGAGCCAATGTTCCCATAAGTAGAATTATTAATGTAGAAAAATGA
- the rapZ gene encoding RNase adapter RapZ has protein sequence MEFVIVTGMSGAGKSQTLNAMEDMSYYCMDNLPPTLLPDFAELCYESKRNIEKVAVVADIRGGKFFNDLFESLKTLEDKGIKYRILFLDASDSVLIKRYKEHRRPHPLAIYGRINDGIIEERQILEEVKQKADYVIDTSNLTIAMLKEEINGIFLEGKELKKLTISVVSFGFKYGVPLDIDLVFDVRFLPNPYYIEELKELTGMDEGVRNYVLKWEEAQVFIDKLYDMISYLIPHYIKEGKSQLVIGIGCTGGKHRSVTIANVLYEKLLKDDNRVIVSHRDCNK, from the coding sequence ATAGAGTTTGTAATTGTAACTGGTATGTCAGGAGCGGGGAAGAGTCAAACTTTAAATGCTATGGAGGATATGAGTTATTATTGTATGGACAATCTTCCACCAACTTTATTACCTGATTTTGCTGAACTATGTTATGAATCAAAAAGAAACATTGAAAAAGTAGCAGTAGTTGCAGATATTAGGGGTGGGAAATTTTTTAATGATTTATTTGAAAGTTTAAAAACACTAGAGGATAAAGGAATAAAATATAGAATTCTTTTCTTAGATGCATCGGATAGTGTATTAATAAAAAGATATAAAGAACATAGAAGGCCTCACCCTTTAGCTATTTATGGTAGAATAAATGATGGAATTATAGAAGAAAGACAAATATTAGAGGAGGTTAAACAAAAAGCTGATTACGTCATAGATACTTCTAATTTAACTATTGCTATGTTAAAAGAAGAGATAAATGGAATTTTTTTAGAAGGAAAAGAATTAAAGAAGCTAACTATTTCGGTAGTTTCTTTTGGTTTTAAATATGGGGTACCTTTAGATATTGATTTAGTATTTGATGTAAGATTTTTGCCTAATCCTTATTATATAGAAGAACTTAAAGAATTAACTGGTATGGATGAAGGTGTAAGAAATTATGTACTAAAATGGGAGGAAGCACAGGTTTTTATTGATAAACTATATGATATGATAAGTTATTTAATTCCACATTATATAAAGGAGGGGAAAAGCCAATTAGTCATAGGTATTGGTTGTACAGGGGGTAAGCATAGATCTGTGACTATTGCAAATGTACTTTATGAGAAACTGTTAAAGGATGATAATAGGGTTATTGTAAGTCATAGGGATTGTAACAAGTAG
- the yvcK gene encoding uridine diphosphate-N-acetylglucosamine-binding protein YvcK codes for MKNSSKRNTLAKGPKVVVIGGGTGVSILLRGLKEFTSNITAIVTVADDGGGSGVLREDLGMLPPGDIRSCILALANTEPSMEKLLQYRFSEGKFEGQNIGNLFIAAMNEIYGSFELAVKETCNVLAVTGKVLPMTLEDVKLYAVFENGQEVEGESNIPIVGKEIKSRIDYVYMEPKMSYPLEETVESIEEADVIVLGPGSLYTSVIPNLLVNNIVDKIYHSKGIKIYIPNVMTQPGETDNYTVLDHVEAILKHSREDLLDYIIINEETIPREILEKYSEDGAEPVLITKEEEKILKSKNINLLKYDLIDVKKNYIRHDNIKISKIIMELVEEKKAKKTYN; via the coding sequence ATGAAAAATTCAAGTAAAAGAAATACCTTAGCTAAAGGACCTAAGGTTGTAGTTATAGGTGGAGGTACAGGAGTTTCAATTTTATTGAGGGGACTAAAGGAATTTACTTCAAATATTACTGCTATAGTAACAGTGGCAGATGATGGGGGAGGCTCAGGAGTTTTAAGAGAAGATTTGGGCATGCTACCTCCGGGAGATATTAGAAGTTGCATACTAGCATTAGCTAATACTGAGCCTTCTATGGAAAAATTGCTTCAATATAGATTTAGTGAGGGAAAATTTGAGGGTCAAAATATAGGAAACTTATTTATTGCTGCGATGAATGAGATATATGGAAGTTTTGAACTAGCTGTTAAAGAAACTTGTAATGTTTTAGCAGTAACAGGGAAAGTATTACCTATGACCTTAGAAGATGTCAAATTATACGCAGTTTTTGAAAATGGACAAGAGGTAGAAGGGGAATCTAATATACCTATAGTTGGAAAAGAAATAAAAAGTAGGATTGATTATGTATATATGGAGCCAAAGATGAGTTATCCATTGGAAGAAACAGTAGAGTCCATTGAAGAAGCAGATGTAATAGTACTAGGACCTGGTAGTTTATATACTAGTGTTATTCCTAATTTATTAGTCAATAATATAGTAGATAAAATTTATCATTCAAAAGGAATTAAAATATATATTCCTAATGTAATGACTCAGCCAGGAGAAACGGATAATTACACTGTTTTAGATCATGTAGAAGCAATTTTAAAACATAGTAGGGAAGATTTATTGGATTATATTATAATTAATGAGGAAACTATACCAAGGGAAATTTTAGAGAAATATAGTGAAGATGGGGCAGAACCAGTATTAATTACTAAGGAAGAAGAAAAAATACTTAAATCTAAAAATATTAATCTATTAAAATATGATTTAATAGATGTAAAGAAAAATTATATTCGTCATGATAATATTAAAATAAGTAAAATAATTATGGAATTAGTAGAAGAAAAGAAAGCAAAGAAAACTTATAATTAG
- a CDS encoding M42 family metallopeptidase, protein MKINLDYSIKNLVNLLNIPSPSGNTEKAIDFVEKKFNDLGIKTKRTNKGALIATIEGENKSKEVTLSGHVDTLGGMVKEIKGNGRLKLSQVGGYVWSTIEGEYCIIETSNGKNYTGTILTTKASSHVHGSETDKLERNQQNLEIRIDKKVRSKEDVENLGISVGDYVFFDPRTTVTESGYIKSRHLDDKAGVAALLGIAKYLIDNNITPKYTTNFFISNYEEVGHGASAALPENTFEFIAIDMAAPGEGQTSDEYSVTICAMDSSGPYNLELRKKLINLAKENNLNYKVDIYPYYGSDGSAALKAGYDFKVALIGPGVDASHSFERTHQDAIESTIKLGILYLTK, encoded by the coding sequence ATGAAAATTAATTTAGATTATTCAATTAAAAACTTAGTAAATTTATTAAACATTCCTAGTCCATCTGGAAACACAGAAAAAGCAATTGACTTTGTCGAAAAGAAATTCAATGACTTAGGAATTAAAACTAAAAGAACTAATAAGGGTGCATTAATTGCTACTATTGAGGGGGAAAACAAGTCAAAAGAAGTTACACTTTCAGGTCATGTAGATACTTTAGGTGGTATGGTTAAAGAAATAAAAGGTAATGGCCGCTTAAAACTATCACAAGTTGGTGGCTACGTTTGGAGCACAATTGAAGGTGAATATTGTATTATTGAAACTAGTAATGGGAAAAATTATACTGGTACAATATTGACTACTAAAGCTTCATCCCATGTCCACGGATCGGAAACTGATAAATTAGAACGAAATCAACAAAACTTAGAAATTAGAATTGATAAAAAAGTTAGGTCTAAGGAAGATGTTGAAAATCTTGGTATATCTGTAGGAGATTATGTATTCTTTGATCCTAGGACCACTGTCACAGAAAGTGGATATATAAAATCCAGACATTTAGACGACAAAGCCGGGGTTGCAGCTTTGTTAGGAATTGCCAAATATCTAATAGATAATAATATTACACCTAAATATACTACTAATTTCTTTATTAGCAATTATGAAGAAGTAGGCCATGGTGCAAGTGCTGCATTGCCAGAAAATACATTTGAATTTATTGCTATAGACATGGCAGCCCCTGGCGAAGGGCAAACCTCTGATGAATATAGCGTAACTATTTGTGCTATGGATTCTTCAGGACCTTATAACTTAGAACTTCGAAAAAAACTTATAAATCTGGCTAAGGAAAACAACCTTAATTATAAAGTAGATATATATCCCTACTATGGTTCTGATGGTAGTGCTGCTTTAAAAGCTGGTTACGATTTTAAAGTAGCACTTATTGGCCCAGGGGTAGATGCATCCCATTCTTTTGAAAGAACTCACCAAGATGCTATAGAAAGTACTATAAAGCTAGGAATACTTTACTTAACAAAATAA